A window from Mus caroli chromosome 2, CAROLI_EIJ_v1.1, whole genome shotgun sequence encodes these proteins:
- the Znf770 gene encoding zinc finger protein 770, translating to MPLRNVMAENNFKMLKIQQCVANKLPRNRPYICNICFKHFETPSKLARHYLIHTGQKPFECDVCHKNFRQLVHLERHQLTHNLPFSCNICQRHFKNLKTFVKHQQLHNESYHNDVKVRRLLETKQEKPVYGMCNTFTADERRALHPCSKPDATYSTTKRRKNIHACTICGKMFPSQSKLDRHSLIHTGQRPFKCVLCSKSFRQSTHLKIHQLTHSEERPFQCCFCQKGFKIQSKLLKHKQIHTRNKTFQNLPLKVKSPESCPLPNKLNAKQDAFESGDMGDSEENNPLDVHSIYIVPFQCSECEECFESEQILNGHKCLPARGGRGPSRLKRGCNYKTIVKKLLAKLKRAGGKKSDNLQSEKRTFKSNYLKNCEHSSGKPNIEQTQRTFVGSLSRHGSYKTVSKKKKKTLALPFSWQKQFQSQNTGKSLQGILTTGSILSMDGSVNNKDLSIYGSSGEEYFNNCDMLQCGFSDSSENVNTGHKMCPCDKCDKVFPSISKLQRHYLIHTGQRPFDCNVCGKSFRQSAHLKRHKLTHIEKIPYSSFWQVDFGNVNQLFIHPSDDVSYNASQQCEGLGSQSCESSESSQVSEIEVKVEPEDFLLGSHCRSRQSYLANALVESEQSHHCYSYLGRPERSDGLLYQCSVCCKHFRSPSKLERHYLIHAGQKPFECSVCGKTFRQAPHWKRHQLTHFKERPQEKVVLDSTV from the coding sequence ATGCCACTGAGGAATGTGATGGctgaaaacaactttaaaatgcTGAAGATTCAGCAATGTGTAGCCAACAAACTACCTAGGAACAGGCCATATATTTGCAATATCTGCTTCAAGCACTTTGAAACACCATCAAAATTAGCTAGGCATTATCTCATTCATACCGGTCAAAAGCCATTTGAATGTGATGTGTGCCATAAAAACTTTAGACAACTCGTTCATCTGGAGAGGCACCAGTTAACTCACAATCTGCCTTTTAGTTGTAATATTTGCCAACGCCACTTTAAAAATCTGAAGACATTTGTGAAGCATCAACAGCTTCACAATGAATCCTACCATAATGATGTTAAAGTCAGAAGACTGCTTGAGACCAAGCAAGAGAAGCCGGTATATGGAATGTGTAATACTTTTACTGCAGATGAGAGACGGGCACTACACCCATGCTCTAAGCCTGATGCCACATACAGCACCacgaagagaagaaagaatattcacGCGTGTACGATCTGTGGCAAAATGTTTCCATCACAATCAAAACTTGATAGGCACTCACTTATTCACACCGGGCAGAGGCCTTTTAAATGTGTCCTGTGCAGTAAATCTTTCCGACAGTCAACCCACTTAAAAATCCACCAACTCACACATTCAGAAGAAAGACCTTTTCAATGTTGTTTTTGTCAAAAAGGATTTAAGATTCAAAGCAAACTTCTGAAGCATAAACAAATCCACACTAGGAATAAGACTTTTCAGAATCttcctttaaaagtaaaaagtcCTGAATCATGTCCCCTACCTAATAAATTAAATGCAAAGCAGGATGCTTTTGAAAGTGGTGATATGGGTGACTCTGAGGAGAATAATCCTCTTGATGTCCACTCAATTTATATTGTCCCTTTTCAGTGTTCGGAGTGTGAAGAATGTTTTGAGTCAGAGCAGATTCTCAATGGACACAAGTGTCTTCCTGCCAGAGGTGGCAGAGGTCCAAGCAGACTCAAAAGAGGCTGTAACTATAAGACCATTGTTAAAAAGCTCTTGGCTAAACTTAAACGTGCTGGGGGTAAAAAATCAGATAACCTTCAATCagagaaaagaacatttaaaagcaACTACTTGAAAAATTGCGAACATTCTTCTGGTAAGCCGAACATAGAACAAACTCAGAGAACATTTGTGGGTTCTCTTAGCAGACATGGTTCATACAAGACAGTTagcaaaaaaaagaagaaaacactggcTTTGCCATTTTCTTGGCAAAAGCAATTCCAGAGCCAAAATACGGGTAAGAGTTTGCAAGGCATCCTTACAACGGGAAGCATATTATCTATGGATGGTTCAGTCAATAATAAAGACTTGTCAATCTATGGTTCGTCAGGTGAGGAATACTTTAATAACTGTGACATGCTTCAGTGTGGTTTTTCAGATTCAAGTGAAAATGTAAATACTGGACATAAGATGTGTCCCTGTGATAAATGTGACAAAgtgtttccttctatttctaaGCTACAAAGGCACTATTTAATTCATACTGGACAGAGACCTTTCGACTGTAATGTTTGTGGAAAATCTTTCAGACAGTCAGCTCACTTAAAAAGGCATAAACTAACTCATATTGAAAAGATTCCTTATAGTTCTTTTTGGCAAGTAGACTTTGGAAATGTGAACCAACTTTTCATCCATCCAAGTGATGATGTTAGCTACAATGCCTCCCAACAGTGTGAGGGGCTTGGTTCCCAAAGCTGTGAAAGTTCAGAGTCCAGTCAGGTATCAGAAATTGAAGTCAAGGTAGAACCAGAGGATTTTCTTCTTGGTTCCCACTGTAGGAGCAGGCAGTCTTACCTTGCCAATGCACTGGTGGAGTCAGAGCAGAGCCATCATTGTTACAGTTACTTAGGCCGTCCTGAAAGAAGTGACGGACTCCTTTACCAGTGCAGTGTTTGTTGTAAACATTTCCGATCTCCGTCCAAACTAGAAAGACACTATTTAATTCATGCAGGGCAGAAGCCATTTGAGTGCTCAGTCTGTGGCAAAACATTTAGACAAGCACCTCATTGGAAGAGACATCAGCTCACTCACTTTAAGGAGCGACCTCAAGAGAAAGTGGTTCTAGATTCAACTGTGTAA